One part of the Spirochaetaceae bacterium genome encodes these proteins:
- the rpmJ gene encoding 50S ribosomal protein L36, translating into MKVRVSVKPMCDKCKVIKRFGVVRIICENPKHKQRQG; encoded by the coding sequence ATGAAGGTTAGAGTAAGTGTAAAACCTATGTGTGATAAATGCAAGGTTATTAAAAGATTTGGCGTAGTACGCATTATTTGCGAAAATCCAAAACATAAACAACGACAAGGCTAG
- the secY gene encoding preprotein translocase subunit SecY, whose product MATSKLSDMFKVPELRARVFFTLTLLVIFRVGAMIPIPGINASVINAMSASSLGMGGVADTLDFFTGGAFSSYSILMLGIMPYISAQIIMQVLTIVFPALKRMLEEDGGRRKFHRYTRMGTIIVCLIQGFAFVRGALGIEGAVISTMSPVMFMTIGLISVTTGSIFLIWLGERITQRGVGNGISLIIFAGIIARIPEAIVQMMAEVRTGTVNGVFVFIAIAIFVGIVAIVAWEQQGERKIPVNYAKRIVGRQMVQAQNSYIPFKINPSGVIPIIFASSVLTLPLQFAAPLAMGSPFWEGLLYHMRYEGPLFNTLYALLIIFFAYFYTQVSLNPIEVARRIRENGGVIPGVRSEAMESYLQKILNRIVLPGAIFLAAIALVPTFIVFLMGLPPGVAHLMGGTSLLIIVGVNLDTMNQIDSHLRMHQHDGIVAKGRIKPRNI is encoded by the coding sequence ATGGCTACTAGTAAACTTAGCGATATGTTTAAAGTACCCGAGCTGCGGGCTAGAGTGTTTTTTACTTTGACTCTGCTGGTAATTTTTAGAGTGGGCGCTATGATACCTATTCCCGGTATTAATGCTTCGGTTATTAATGCTATGAGCGCCAGCTCGCTCGGGATGGGTGGTGTAGCCGATACGCTTGACTTTTTTACCGGTGGTGCTTTTTCTAGTTATTCTATCCTTATGCTAGGTATTATGCCGTATATTTCGGCGCAAATTATTATGCAGGTGCTTACTATCGTTTTTCCGGCTTTAAAACGTATGCTCGAAGAAGATGGCGGCCGCCGTAAGTTTCATCGTTATACACGTATGGGTACCATTATAGTTTGTTTAATACAAGGTTTTGCTTTTGTACGCGGAGCGCTTGGTATAGAAGGGGCGGTAATTTCTACTATGTCGCCGGTCATGTTTATGACGATTGGCTTAATCTCGGTTACCACCGGTTCTATCTTTTTAATTTGGCTGGGTGAGAGGATAACGCAGCGTGGGGTAGGTAACGGCATTTCGTTAATTATCTTTGCTGGTATTATTGCGCGCATTCCCGAAGCCATTGTACAAATGATGGCCGAAGTAAGAACAGGTACGGTTAACGGGGTTTTTGTTTTTATCGCTATAGCTATCTTTGTTGGGATAGTAGCCATTGTAGCTTGGGAGCAACAAGGTGAGCGCAAAATTCCTGTTAATTATGCTAAGCGTATTGTCGGCAGGCAGATGGTACAAGCTCAAAATAGTTATATCCCTTTTAAAATTAATCCGTCTGGGGTTATTCCTATTATTTTTGCCTCTTCGGTATTAACTTTACCGTTACAATTTGCCGCACCGTTGGCGATGGGCAGTCCTTTTTGGGAGGGGCTCCTTTATCATATGCGCTACGAAGGCCCGCTTTTTAATACTTTGTATGCCTTGCTTATTATCTTTTTTGCTTATTTTTATACGCAAGTTTCGCTTAACCCCATCGAGGTGGCACGGCGGATTCGTGAAAATGGCGGAGTTATTCCCGGCGTGCGCAGTGAGGCGATGGAGAGCTATTTACAAAAAATATTAAATAGGATAGTATTACCGGGTGCCATCTTTTTAGCGGCTATTGCCTTAGTGCCAACCTTTATTGTCTTTTTGATGGGGTTGCCGCCGGGCGTGGCGCATTTGATGGGCGGTACAAGTTTGTTAATTATTGTTGGTGTTAATTTAGATACAATGAACCAGATTGATAGCCACCTGCGTATGCATCAGCACGATGGTATTGTGGCTAAGGGGCGGATTAAACCCCGAAATATTTAG
- the rplO gene encoding 50S ribosomal protein L15, with product MEALIVKPKGANKNRKRLGRGQGSGLGTTSGKGHKGQKARSGGSGGPYLGFEGGQVPLYRRLATRGFSNARFAVNYICINVNQIEKLYKDGEVVSLETLAAKGLIKASEKRVKLLATGDLTKKLEIMGIKTSASAKEKIEAAGGKINEE from the coding sequence ATGGAAGCCTTAATTGTTAAGCCCAAAGGGGCTAATAAAAATAGAAAGCGGCTTGGCCGCGGACAGGGTAGCGGGCTTGGTACTACCTCTGGTAAAGGCCATAAAGGTCAAAAAGCACGTTCAGGTGGCTCCGGTGGGCCTTATTTAGGTTTTGAAGGCGGGCAGGTGCCGCTTTATCGCCGTTTAGCCACACGCGGTTTTAGTAATGCGCGTTTTGCTGTAAACTATATTTGTATCAATGTAAATCAAATTGAAAAGCTTTACAAAGATGGAGAGGTAGTTAGTTTAGAGACACTTGCGGCTAAAGGTTTGATTAAAGCCAGCGAAAAAAGGGTTAAGTTACTAGCTACCGGCGATTTAACTAAAAAACTTGAGATAATGGGTATTAAAACCTCGGCTAGTGCTAAAGAAAAAATTGAAGCAGCCGGCGGTAAAATTAATGAGGAATAA
- the rpmD gene encoding 50S ribosomal protein L30, whose product MAKKVEVKLVKSTISRLPNQRATVKALGLRKINSSVTIELNEATAGMIRTVAHLVEVKELK is encoded by the coding sequence ATGGCTAAAAAAGTTGAAGTTAAACTTGTTAAAAGTACTATCTCGCGCCTACCTAATCAACGTGCTACCGTTAAAGCTTTGGGACTAAGAAAGATAAATAGCAGTGTTACTATCGAACTAAACGAGGCAACTGCTGGTATGATTAGAACGGTAGCGCATCTTGTAGAAGTTAAGGAGCTAAAGTAA
- the rpsE gene encoding 30S ribosomal protein S5: protein MRKESKKEDNKEFTEKLIKLNRVAKVVKGGRRFSFSALVVAGDGKGRVGYGFGKANDVSEAIRKAVDRAKRSLREVPIKNNTLPHEIIGQFKSANVVLKPAAHGTGIIAGGAVRAVMEAAGVRDVLSKSLGARNSINVIKAVFDGFDNLMTVSEITKGRGKTMKEIWGANNG, encoded by the coding sequence ATGCGTAAAGAAAGTAAAAAAGAAGATAACAAAGAGTTTACCGAAAAGCTTATTAAGCTAAATAGGGTAGCAAAGGTAGTAAAAGGTGGCCGTAGGTTTTCTTTTAGTGCTTTAGTGGTGGCCGGCGATGGGAAGGGGCGAGTAGGTTATGGTTTTGGGAAAGCCAACGATGTTTCGGAGGCTATTCGTAAAGCTGTAGACCGTGCTAAACGTAGTTTACGTGAAGTACCAATTAAAAATAATACTTTACCGCACGAGATTATCGGCCAGTTTAAGAGTGCTAACGTGGTTTTAAAGCCGGCGGCACACGGTACCGGTATTATTGCCGGTGGTGCGGTGCGTGCCGTGATGGAGGCCGCCGGAGTGCGTGATGTATTAAGCAAAAGTTTGGGTGCGCGCAACTCTATTAATGTTATTAAAGCTGTTTTTGATGGTTTTGATAATTTAATGACCGTTAGTGAAATTACTAAAGGACGCGGTAAAACGATGAAAGAGATTTGGGGGGCAAATAATGGCTAA
- the rplR gene encoding 50S ribosomal protein L18 has protein sequence MKRLEEKNKRRLGRKVHIRKRVLGTAERPRLSVFKSNLRLYVQVIDDTNGVTLVAASTLDKELKDLRANVKGGEKLGAVIGEKIKAKGIKAVVFDRNGYKYHGVVKAIAEATRSAGIQF, from the coding sequence ATGAAAAGATTGGAAGAAAAAAACAAAAGACGTTTAGGGCGTAAAGTGCATATTCGTAAAAGAGTATTAGGCACAGCCGAGCGGCCACGTTTGAGTGTTTTTAAGAGCAACCTGCGTCTTTATGTACAGGTTATCGATGATACTAATGGTGTAACTTTAGTGGCTGCCTCTACTCTTGATAAAGAGCTTAAAGATTTAAGAGCCAACGTTAAAGGTGGTGAAAAATTAGGGGCCGTTATCGGTGAAAAGATAAAGGCCAAAGGTATTAAAGCAGTTGTTTTTGATAGAAATGGTTATAAGTATCACGGTGTAGTTAAAGCTATTGCCGAAGCCACACGATCGGCTGGTATTCAGTTTTAG
- the rplF gene encoding 50S ribosomal protein L6 encodes MSRVGKKEITVPTGVTITVKEDLLTVKGPKGELKQNFRPEVSFEVNGNIAIVKRTSESHKNGAAMHGLYRNLLANMVEGVTNGFKKTLLISGTGYRAEQKGESVFFNLGYSTQIEYMAPKGVNVEVDPKAPTKVLVSGISKEQVGQVAAEIRGLRKPAVYSDKGIRYENEVVKRKVGKTGVK; translated from the coding sequence ATGTCGCGTGTAGGAAAAAAAGAAATAACAGTTCCGACTGGAGTAACTATTACAGTCAAAGAAGATTTACTTACGGTAAAAGGGCCTAAAGGCGAACTAAAACAAAATTTTAGACCGGAAGTAAGTTTTGAAGTAAACGGTAATATAGCTATTGTAAAACGCACGAGCGAAAGTCATAAAAATGGTGCCGCTATGCATGGCTTGTATCGTAATTTACTGGCTAATATGGTTGAAGGCGTAACTAATGGCTTTAAAAAAACCTTATTAATTTCGGGCACAGGTTATCGTGCCGAACAAAAAGGTGAAAGTGTCTTTTTTAACTTAGGTTATTCGACACAAATCGAATATATGGCTCCGAAAGGAGTTAATGTTGAAGTAGACCCTAAAGCTCCAACCAAAGTTTTGGTATCGGGTATCAGTAAAGAGCAAGTTGGTCAAGTAGCTGCCGAAATACGCGGGTTGCGTAAGCCGGCTGTTTACTCCGACAAAGGTATTCGTTACGAAAACGAAGTTGTTAAAAGAAAAGTTGGTAAAACCGGCGTAAAGTAG
- the rpsH gene encoding 30S ribosomal protein S8: MSVSDPLADMLTKLRNASNVGHEKVEITLSRLKLEVIKILESEGYISGFKKINKDNIEYIHVFLKYDAKQKAVIHGIESVSTPGRRVYSGYKTMPRVYNGFGSLIVSTSRGVTTGKNAVENKLGGELLCRVW; this comes from the coding sequence ATGAGTGTTTCGGACCCATTAGCAGATATGTTGACAAAGCTTCGTAATGCCAGTAATGTAGGGCATGAGAAGGTGGAGATTACTCTTTCGCGATTAAAGCTAGAGGTAATAAAGATTTTAGAAAGTGAAGGATATATTAGTGGTTTTAAAAAAATAAATAAAGACAATATTGAGTATATCCATGTTTTTTTAAAGTATGATGCAAAGCAAAAAGCGGTTATACATGGCATCGAATCGGTATCGACACCGGGCCGCCGTGTTTATTCGGGTTACAAAACTATGCCACGTGTTTATAATGGTTTTGGTTCGCTGATTGTTTCCACCAGCAGAGGGGTTACAACTGGCAAAAATGCTGTAGAAAATAAGCTTGGTGGCGAGCTTTTATGTAGGGTGTGGTAA
- a CDS encoding type Z 30S ribosomal protein S14, with translation MAKKSLINKANRKPKYATRSYNRCRCCGRSRGFMRKFEMCRICFRELAGRGMIPGVTKSSW, from the coding sequence ATGGCAAAAAAATCGCTAATTAATAAAGCAAATCGTAAGCCAAAGTATGCTACCCGCAGCTATAATAGGTGTCGCTGTTGCGGCCGTTCACGCGGTTTTATGCGTAAATTTGAAATGTGCCGTATTTGCTTCCGCGAGCTAGCTGGCCGCGGTATGATACCCGGTGTTACAAAATCGAGTTGGTAA